The Prionailurus viverrinus isolate Anna chromosome B2, UM_Priviv_1.0, whole genome shotgun sequence genome contains the following window.
TTGTTTTGTCAAACCTTTCCCACGTGTGGTTCCAGGTTTCAAGAAACCTGAGGTAACCTAGGCTACAGTTATATTTACGTTGTAACAGGGGCTAAAAACACTGCCTGAATTTTGAATGAATTAGACTACACATTTTAATTCACTAGGGGTGCATACATTTTAAGACTTTTCTTAAAatccactgtatttttttaagattttattgtcaagcaatctctacatccaacgtgggactcgaaccaaCCCCCTGGGCACCccttaaaatccattttaaaaaacgatcttcaaaacataaaaaataatcccTAGCTCATTGAAATGCAGTCTCACCTCTTCAAGAGAAGATTCTAGATTCATTCCAAAAGCAACTCCCATTAGTccaaagagtgaaagagagaaggtTCCCATGGTCAACTGCAGGTTCAGCCTCATCATCACATTACGGTGGCTGGAGAGGAGAACACGTACTTGGATGAGAAGGGCCCGCTAGCCATACAGCAAATTCACGAAAGAATCTATTGGAGGCCACACAGATTAAATCTACACCTTAAAAAGAGGACATACTCCCATGTGGCATTTATAGATGATGATGTAACTCCTCCCAAAATGACAGGGCCTTAAAAGCTTTATCACTTTagaattactttaaaagaaaatatttactgactgaTTTATAGAATGCTTTCTTACCTGTCCAGATTGATGAATATGATACTCTGTGAATCATCAATCAGCGCCCTGAGTTCCCGAGCTGCATTGGAAAGATCCTCAGCTAATCGGTAGTAGTTTTCCAACAGCAATTCCATCTCTTCTGCATGGTCGATTCCTGCACTGCTCTTTTCACTTCAATTAAAAGCGTTAACATAATTAACATACCCCCCATACATGCATCATACATTCATACCAAAAACTTCCTGATTCTGTATACAATATTCAGCTACCGATGACAAAACTGGCCTTTGTCTTTTCTATTATTGTGATGGAGGTCAGTCTGTGAGTGGCTTTGTCAGGCGACCCCAAGCACTATTAGactaagtggggggggggggggggggcacaagccCTATCCCCAATGCAGGATAGCCGGGTTCACTGTATTCCAGGGCCCCAATTCACAGGATTCTCATGCAAATATGCGCTACCACCTATAGGAAAACCCAGATGTGTAAATGCTGGTGAAGGAGTGCAAATTAGTGCAGATCAGGTAAAACTAAAAACGAACATAGCATTTCCTTTCCAAGACAGATACACAATGTTATTTTCATATAGGAAGAAAAGTGTTCTTGAATGATGTCAATAGTTATTTTGTGAGCCTTTACTTATACTCCCTACCACCCTACCATAGGGAGTAAGTAGGAGTGAagtgctctgtgaaagacacttaCAAAGTATTTTAGACACAGACTGGcctaataaaaagcaaataaaagtgtGTTCAAGTTCCTGCTATTATATCTCTCTGCTATAATAGCccttttaatcttaatttttcctttttaaatataggTAACTAATGTctcaaaatgctttaaaaagtctGTACAGACTGTGGAAACTATGGACGTGACAAAGATGTCTCCATTAATTTCTAAAACTCAtctacaaagaacaaaaaaatattgagtacttaaaaagtaaacatttaactTGAGTGGGCATAAGGAGAGtaaatgatttctaattttataagaGATAAAAGATTTATAAGATAAGCGTTTTTACACTAGACAAAAGATACAGAACATATGTCCATGTCTTCCCTTCCTTTGCCGCCATCTCCCCATCCCCACGTGAGTATTTCCCTCTCTTCCACTGTGCTCCCTAGGTTGTCTGGGTAGATGTGTGGGCCACATTGGTGGCCAGTCCTTTGAAGATACAGGTAATGGTGTGTTTATACTCATCGTAGACCAGCACAGTGTGCACTCAATATATCCTTGTTACACTGAATAAGATGCAATACATATGGGGAAATAGTGAAACAACCGGGGATAAAAGGTGCCtctattttctgcttttcagaaaACGTCTCGTTCTCTATGAAAAACCACCCTGAGGAAGACAGGTGACAGATCCTACCAAGATAAGTAGCAAAGCACGACTACATACTCACAAGACTTGTGGGTCACTCCACTTTGTTAGACAGAGCTCCTCCAGCCTCTCTTCTTCATCCAAGATCTCCAAAATGGACTCTTTGAAAATTTTGATATCGGTTTCTAACTCTGACAGACTAGAAGAGTAGTTGTATAGAAATGATCAATAACATAAACTTACACATTTCACTACAAGAAAAGCGCCTTTTTAAAGTATCTTATCAAATTGATCACTTATACGTTGATGGTGAACActgacttgtaaaaaaaaatttgatatttCCCATGCACGTTAAGAATCAATTCCCaaaccaaaaatacattaaagaccCTAATGCAGCATTTCATGCAAAACAGcttttcaataaacattagccCGTGTGCCCTTTTTAGCTCAACTTCCCACCTAGGCTACTTTCCTATTTTGAAGACATGGAGAGTAAGTCGTTACCATTACCAAGACTagttggtatttttaaaacaggtaagaaacatattaattttgtatctgaATTTATACAACGCATTTCACCGTTGTGTCTATCTCCCAAATAGGTAAATCACCTGTATTTACCTTTTGCCATTTTGTAGCAAGATGTGCAGTTTGCTTCTGTCTACAGAGGAATGTTTGGGATCCACTAAAGCTTCCAATGTCTCAAGGATCAGTGGTTGCAAAACGCTAAGTTTCCCCTGAAGAGTGCTGATCTAGATAACAACATGACCTTTCATAAGAATTAAAACAATCTTTTTAGAATACTCAGGGTCAGTGATCTATCTTCTGATTAAACACAAAAATCTGTAATGGCTGGGAACACGGTCACTGCTGGAATGCTGACTCTGGACAATTCAAGAACTACATCTACCAGGTTATGAGATAAGCACACGTGATGTTGTCACCCGGCTTGCACTTGGTCAACAGGGAATCAGCTTTCATACAGTCTTCCCACATAAACACTCATTATGAAAGGAACACAGGACTGATGGACTAAAAGTAAACCTGCCGTTCCACGGCTACAACACAAACTCTACAGTTGATAACCCATGTTCTCAGTCAACAGAATGCAGTTCAAAACTCCTATATAACAAACTCTTCTGAAAATCAAAACGTAACttgggactttaaaaaaaacaaatcagtgtCAAGTCAAAGTCTATTATTCAGGTATATAGAAGCATGGCAGACATTCAGCAAGAAAGCACGGACAGAGCTATTCCAGTGGTTAAATATGGATATAACAGTTGGTACAGAGTGTAACAGAATTAAGCAGTAATTAGTAAAACTAGTTAATGACATAAATCCCAGCATTTACTGTTGGTCTCAGCATGAGAACCGAGAGCTTCCTCAGCCTATGTAACCTGTCACTGACCGCTGGCTGcaccttctcttctctccatcccctgCTCCAACTAGTCACCATTGCATGGGCTCATACTAGCTTGAGCTCCTGCTTCATTAGCCCGGGTTGAGTGGGGGATGCAGCCATTTCCGGCTCCCTCAGTACAGCAGGGCAGACGAGAGAGAAGGGACGCGGGTTCACCCGGTCCTCACCCACTGCGCGTGCtctttccctgcttccttccctcactctGGTTAGCATGCTCCTAAAACTGTTGCATGCAGCTAGCTCCGGACACTAACCTAACGAGAAGGACAGATAGTGAACAATCTGTGGGGGCCAGGAGGCCAGTGACCATCCTTGTTCAGGGCCTGACAGGGTCTCCAAACACTCAGTGACTATCAACATAATGGGGGAGTCATTAGAAGAATTACACGTGGCTCCTAGGTCAAACTATGTCTCAAACAGTGGCATCACTAGCTGTCTCAAACAAAGCATTGTACAAACAGAGTGATGTGGAAAGTATTAGAATGATCTGATGAGTGATCTGAGCTATAACATTTATCATGTATATGCGGTTTTACAATATACAATTTAGTTacagaataaaatggaatatatttaaaacttttttgataTGTTCTCTTGTATGATACTTAggatgttaaatattttgaattatcaCCCCCGAATACAGTTATCAACACTGCACAAAGGACAGCCAACTTAAAATGTGCTTAAGGGAATGTCCTAATAGGACTCTTAAAGAAACTTTGTAAACTATATCTAGGGACCTTAGATCTATTTGATTGGGTCATATAGCTTAAGAATTAACTTCTTtcagttgtggtttatatacacaatggaatactacgtggcaatgagaaagaatgaaatatggccttttgtagcaacgtggatggaactggagagtgtgatgctaagtgaaataagccatacagagaaagacagataccatatggtttcactcttatgtggatcttgagaaacttaacagaaactcatgggggaggggaaggaaaaaaaaaaaagaggttagagtgggagagagccaaagcataagagactgttacaaactgagaacaaactgaaggttgatggggggtgggagggaggggagggtgggtgatgggtattgaggagggcaccttttgggatgagcactgggtgttgtatggaaaccaatatgacagtaaatttcatatattgaaaaaaaaaaaagaattaacttctTTCTCTATACAGGACCCTTAGAGATGTTTTTGTTTGGAGGCAGGGTGTGGTTAGGCAAAGTGCCATTGCAACAATACCAACTTTGTCTTAAACGAGACAAAGAACAGGgacactcagtcggttaagcatccaactccagctcaggtcatgatctcacagtttgtgggttcaatccccatatcgggctctgtgctgacagctcagagcctggagcccattttggattctgtgtctccctcttcttctggccctccccccacttgtgctgtctctgtctctcaaaaataaataaatgttaaaaaaaattttttagtgaaCAAGAACAAATTCAAGAAGCTACATAAAAATATAGGCTTACCCAATATTGTAGGAGTGCTTCTATAGCCCTAAACTCAAAAGGTAAAGGGTATGTGACAAGTTGTCCTTCTCCAGCCAACTGTGAGGGGAGTTCCCGGAATAGCCATTGCTCTAAATTTAAATTACGATAATCTAGTATCAGAAGACACTCTGGAGTTATCACAGCTTTCAaatactgtaaaaaaaagaaatcatatatatgtatacacaaacacatacacatgcatatatgcaaGTTATAGAGCTGCAGGAGAAGAGTAACAGCCATAAAGTAGggtttaatacttttttaaacttgGATTAAGCCTAAACCAAATCATTGTTAATTAGGTTTTTGTAAAAACCCTAagatatactttttaaagaaaggaagccTAAAATATATGTAAGTCTTGATACCTCTAACCCTCAACAGAACTGGAATCAAACTACATATGAAGACTTACGGGTCATCATGAGAATAACAGGGAACAAAGAAAAGGTTTTCTTAAAAGTCACGTTTTGGTGGACTTTCAGAAATGACTTAATCATGATTAGTTTGGCTGAAATGGGaaagttgcctttttaaaatgttatcaaaacATATTAagctatttgaaaatataaagataaaatataatcttAATACTCTAATTTAGAAcactatgaaattagaaatttattctcaagaCTGGCATCCTTTTAGTGAGAAGAGTCATATGGACAGGTAACCTGTGGCCACTGTATTAGTGACATAAAAATTAAgagatttttcacatttttttcctaatgttttattatgaaattttttatacagaaaagttgaaaaatcacAGTGAACACCTACATACATATCATTTAGACTGTATAATTAGCATTCTGCTAAATTTGCTTTGTCACACACTTCTCCTTCagagagataattttttaaaaattatcagggGAAAgagttattttaattccagtatacttaacacagtgttatgttagttccaggtgtacaatatagtgactcagcaATTGTATAtgttactcagtgttcatcattgtaagtgtactcttaatgcccttcacctctttcacccatccccccaccctctccacaCTGGTgaccaccagtgtgttctctgtagctaagagtctggttttttggtttgtgtcttttttactttgttcatttttgtttcttaaattccacatgagtgaataCATATATGGCACCTGtctttctgacttttttcacttaccattacattctctagctccatccatgttgttacaaatagcaagatttaatactttcttttggctaatattccattgtgtgtgtgtatacctcacttcctttatccattcatctactgatgaacacctgggttgcttccataatttggttattgtaaataatgctgctataaacacaggggtgcatatatcttttcaagttagtgttttcgttttctttgggtTAATACCCAGTGGtgtgattgctgaatcatagggtagttctatttttaactgtttcagggatctccatactgttttccacaatggctgtaccagtttgcattgccaccaatagtgcacgaggttcctttctctccacattctcgccaacacctgctgtttcttgcatttttgattctagccattcagATAGCTGTGAgataatatctcactgtggttttgatttgtatttccctgatgagtgatgttcaacaccctttcatgtgtctgttggccatctgtatgtcttcattggaaaaatgtctgttcatgtctctgctcattttttaattgggttatttggtatttttggtgttgagcaTGGATTGGAGATAGTACCAGAAGtaccaggccctggggaacaaGGGAAACTACACTGCAGACACTacacaggacctcttcttcgtAAGAACATTCCCTTCAAGgacaggagatgtagctgactttcctacaCACAGAAACAGGTAGAGATACTCATACAGAATGAGAAGACAGGGAATTTgccccaaataaaagaacaggacaaggccacagccagagatctaaatAAAACAGATATAGGTAACAAagctgatggagaatttaaaacaatgatcatAGGGATACTCAATGGACTTAAGAGTGGAcaacatcagtgagacccttgacaaagagatgaggaaacataaagagataaagggctcaatacatgaaatgagaaacatttcGCTTGATGGAATAAACAGCAggctgaagaagcagaggaatgaattaatgacctagaagacagaataATGTAACTAAGCtatacaaaagggagaaaaaagaattatgcaacagGAGAACAgccttagggaactcagtgactccatcaaatgtagtAACATTCGTATTACGGGAGTcccaaaagaagagagacaaaaggaggtagagaatttatctgaagaaaaatagctgaaaacttccctaatgtggggaaggaaacagatatccagattcaagaggcacagagaactcccaacaAAATCAATATAAGCATATCCACACGAAGAcctattgtaattaaaatggcaaaatacagtgataaataatattaaaagcagcaagacaatagaagacagttacatacaaaggaaactcCATAAGCCTAGCAACagatttttttcagcagaaattttccAAGACAGAGAGatggcatgatacattcaaagtagAAAATGGGAGAAACCTGCTGCCAAgaaagaatactctatccaggggctcctgggtggtttagttggttgagtgtctgactttggctcaggtcatgatctcatgttcgtgagtttgagctctacattaggttctgtgctaacTCTCaaagcctgtagcctgcttcagattctgtgtctccctctctctcttcccttcccccgcttgtactctgtctctcaaaaacaaataaatatttttaaaaaattaaaaaagagaatactctattcagcaaggctgtcattcagaattgaagtagagataaagagttacccaggcaaacaaaaactaaaggaactCATGGCCACTAATCCAATCCTGctagaaatgttaaaggggaatCCTTGACTGCAAAGAAAAGACCAAAATGACAGTAGGAAGGTAAGAAacacaaaatcagtaaaaatgaacatttctggaaaaaaaaaaatcagttaaggaactcacaaaataaaaggacataaaatatGACAtgtatacctaaaatgtgggggcgggaggggagaagTAAAGAATGGGtccaaacttaaatgaccatcaacttaatacagactgcaAAGACGTTGTATATAAACCTAATGATAACCAGAAATCAAAACCagtgatatgaaaaaaaatacagagaaaagaatccaagtatatcacgaaagaaacccagcaaaccatgaaagaaagaaaggatcagagaaaatcttcagaaacaaccacaaatcATATAAATGgcataaatacattattttgaatgtaaatgaactacacactccaatcaaaagacacagagtaacaaaatggattaaaaaaaaaaaaaaagaccaatctATATGCTGTCCATAAGAGAtgcattttagacctaaaaacacatgCAGATCAAAAGTGAGGGGGTGGAAATATTTGTCATGCacatggaagtgaaaagaaagctgggatagcaatatttaaatcacataaaatagattttaagaatgtaattggggcacctgggtggctcactctgttgaatgcccgactttggctcaggtcataatctcatggttcatgagtttgagccctgcatcaggctctgtgctgacagcttatagcctggagcctgctttgagttctgtatctccttctctctctgcccctcccctgctcacactctgtctctatctctcaaaaataaacaaacttaaagttttcaaaaacaaacaaaaacaaaaatgaagactaTAATAAGAGACGAAGAGGGacactatataattataaaagggacaatccaacaagaagatgtaacaattgtaaatattaacCCACCcaacatggaagcaaccaaatAGATCAAATAgttaaacataaaggaactaagtGAGAATAATTCAATAacaataggggactttaacaccttacttctatcaatggacagatcatccaatcagaaaatcaacaagttaggtgatgggcattgaagagggaatcttttgggatgagcactgggtgttgtatggaagctaatttgacaataaatttcgtatattttaaaaaaaatcaacaaggaaacaatggcttttctttttttttttttttttttttgagaaaaagagagagaggcggagagagagaatcccaaaaggggcagagagagagaaagaagagagagagagagagagagagagaggagagagagagagagaaagagagagagagagagaaagaaacagggctCGAGAttacctgatgtgggactcaaatttacgaaccatgagatcacaacctgagccgaagtcagatgcttaatgactgagccatccgtcACCTGGAAAccatggctttgaataacacactggaccgcatggatttaacagatatattcagaacattccatcctaaaacagcacaatacacattctttccaagtgcacatggaacattctccagaatagatcactttAGGCAaaaaaaacaagcctcaacaaattgaaaaagatcaaattcataccatgcatcttttctgatcataacactatgaaactagaaatcagccaTAAGAACaaacctggaaagaacacaaatacatagaggttaaataatatgctactaaacaatgaatggtcaaacaggaaacagaagaaataaagtacatggaaacaagtgaaaatgaatacacaatgGTCTAAAATCTTTCGGATGCAGCAAAAatggtcctaagagggaaatatacagcaatacaggcctGCCTGAAGAAGCAAGAACaatctcaagtaaacaacctaaccttacacctgaaGCTAGATAAAGACtaacaaagcctaaagccagcagaaaaaaggaaataaagattagaccaGAGAGAACTATAAGCCAGTATCTCtgtgaacacagatgcaaaaatcctcaacaaaataccagcaaaccaaattcaacaataaatcAAAACAATCATTTACTATGATCAAGTGGAaattattcctgggatgcaagggtgattcaatatttgcaaatcaatcaacatgatacatcacatccacaagagaaagaataaaaaccatacgatcatttcaacagatgcagagaaagcatttgacaaagtacaacatccatgataaaaatcctccacaaagtaggtttagagggaacatacctcaacataataaaggccatatatgaaaaactcacagcaggggcgcctgggtggcgcagtcggttaagcgtccgacttcagccaggtcacgatctcgcggtccgggagttcgagccccgcgttgggctctgggctgatggctcagagcctggagcctgtttccgattctgtgtctccctctctctctgcccctcccccgttcatgctctgtctctctctgtcccaaaaataaataaacattgaaaaaaaaaatttaaaaaaagaaaaactcacagCGAAcgtcatcctcaatggtgaaaaactgagagcttttccactaagatcaggaacaagaatgTGCTtgctcaccacttttattcaacatactactggaagtcctagccacagcaatcagacaacaaaaagaaataaattatccAATTTGGCaaggaataagtaaaacttccactatttgcagatgatgtgatactaCATATAGGAAACCCTGAGGACTCCACCacaaaactgctagagctgatacacgaattcagtaaagtcgcagggtacaaatcaatgtaaagaaatctgttccatttctatacactgatgatgaagcagcagagacagaaattagggggaaaaaaatcccatttacaattgcatgaaAAATGATAAgatactggggcacctaggtggctcagtaagttgagcgtccaacttcagctcaggtcatgatcttatgagtttgagccccacactgggctctatgctgacagctcagagcctagagcctgctttggattctatgtctcccctctctctgccctctcccctctgactctctcgctctctctctcaaaataagtattaaaaagtttaaaaaaaaagataccttggaataaatgtaaccaaagaggtgaaagacctgtactggaaactacaaaacactgatgaaagaagaaattcaagacaacacaaagaaatggaaagacattccatgctcatggactggaagaataaatactgttaaactGTCTATACTACACAAAACAAT
Protein-coding sequences here:
- the MRS2 gene encoding magnesium transporter MRS2 homolog, mitochondrial isoform X1, coding for MERLRSLSRLLPRRTLCALAQGLTPGARPVAACGRAAHILGRSRAAPLCGPRRPPVAGEMHRFRTSDVSQATLASVAPVFTVTKFDKEGNVTSFEKKKTDLYQELGLQARDLRFQHVMSITTRNNRIIMRMEYLKAVITPECLLILDYRNLNLEQWLFRELPSQLAGEGQLVTYPLPFEFRAIEALLQYWISTLQGKLSVLQPLILETLEALVDPKHSSVDRSKLHILLQNGKSLSELETDIKIFKESILEILDEEERLEELCLTKWSDPQVFEKSSAGIDHAEEMELLLENYYRLAEDLSNAARELRALIDDSQSIIFINLDSHRNVMMRLNLQLTMGTFSLSLFGLMGVAFGMNLESSLEEDHRVFWLITGIMFMGSGLIWRRLLSFLGRQLEAPLPPVMASLPKKTLQADRSMEMKHSFRPDGPGSSRSVLTTR